The Montipora foliosa isolate CH-2021 chromosome 10, ASM3666993v2, whole genome shotgun sequence genomic sequence CGTGTCGATTTACGGTATCCAACTCGACCAATACTGCTCTGCAAATTTAACATAGTCTTTAGTTAATTCCAAATGCGAATATCGTTCACTCCATTTCGGCTAGATTCTAGAAAACTCCGGCGTTCACTTTTAGGAGTTATTCAAAGTTCCAGGGAGGCGGAGTGTTGTATATATTGGGGGGGCTAACACGCAAGCCCTGGAGACGCTAAATTGTAAGGGGGGTTCTGAGggaattctccgccagaaaattttgttttaaatatttgaagctcgaaatgctactttcagcattctcgaCGAGATATCCAAAAAATAAACGTGGGTCACCCCCCCACCTCCCAAATCCGCCGTTTCTGTCCCCGGAGACCGCAGTCACTTAACGATAAGAATTTTGTCAGTGATTTGAACAGCTTGGACATTGACGTCTTCGTAAAACTAACCAAACCCCGGTGTGAATTATTGAAAACTTCTAAATTGAGAACGACCTCTACAGAATCTATTGCTCGTTTTTTAAGCCACGCGTGCATTTAAATTTAAGAAAAGGCAATGACAACACCAAAAAGCAGTGATATcattgattaaaaaaagaaaaatgatcgttctgcacgtgtggcacgcatttCTGGAAAAATTGTGAAATCAGTTAAggtagctcaaacttatattttaaagtgacgtttccgtcgccgtagccgtcgtagtTGCTTATACTTCCTTACTACGTGACTCCGCACCGTGGAGGTATTCTTTTTAAGTCCTGAAACTTGGCAATGAACGAGTATTCTAGAATTACTGACACATAAGTAATACCCATCACTTTAAAGAGCTTTCTTGCGCTTTCAATGACCGCACTGTTTTGCACATCAATctcggctttttttttttttttttttatgaaagccCGACTGTAATCGGCAAGTGATACCTATATATCATGATTACCTAGCCTGACTGCCTTCTTTTTAACCCGTAGGTGGAAATACCACTCTCGCTTCAGCGGCCCTTGGGATATGTGGAAGCGGTCTATACGATCCCATCAATCAACGCTGCTGCGCTGGAAGGATTCCTTACAGTCATTCATTATACGTTTGCTGTTATGGTCGCATTGTGTTAAAGACATTTGCACCTacccaatgtttgcaaaaatttAGATGCGGAAGTTCCTTTTACAGTCCTCGTTTTCAGAAGTGCTGTTTTGGTCAGGTAGTGCCCATTCACTATCGATGCCGACGACGTCGGTGTAATCGGGTTCCATATGTGTTACACACCCAAAAATGCTGTCACGGTCGAGTTATTCCCAGGGGCATGCCCTGCACTccatttcccatacatttccgGTGTGGTGGCCTTCCATACAATTCTCGGGTTCACAAATGCTGTTACGGTCAAATTTTGCGCATCAAAGATAGATGCACCAAGAAGCCCTGCGGACTCTCGTTCTACGTTCCGCGCACCCAAAGATGCTGTCACAATCGTGTATCTCCCAGAAAAGTGCCATGCCCACGAATTCCCCAGTTCCAGTGTGGTGGCCTCTTTTTTGACCCACGGAAACGTCGATGTTGCTTCGGCCAGATAATTCGTCGTCGTGCCCGTTGTACCAGTCTTCGTTGCGGAAATTCTTTCTATGTTCCACGCACTCAACGATGCTGTAACAACCGAGCCATTCCAAGGAGTGTGCCATGCTTCAGAAACTCAGCCTCCGTCATATGTGGTGGTTTACCACCTacccaatgtttgcaaaaatttAGATGCGGAAGTTCCTTTTACAGTCCTCGTTTTCAGAAGTGCTGTTTTGGTCAGGTAGTGCCCATTCGCTATCGATGCCGACGACGTCGGTGTAATCGGGTTCCATATGTGTTACACACCCAAAAATGCTGTCACGGTCGAGTTATTCCCAGGGGCATGCCCTGCACTccatttcccatacatttccgGTGCGGTGGCCTTCCATACAATTCTCGGGTTCACAAATGCTGTTACGGTCAAATTTTACGCATCAAAGATAGATGCACCAAGAAGCGCTGCGGACTCTCGTTCTATGTTCCGCGCACCCAAAGATGCTGTCACAATCGTGTATCTCCCAGAAAGGTGCCATGCCCACGAATTCCCCAGTTCCAGTGTGGTGGCCTTTTTTTTGACCCACGGAAACGTCGATGTTGCTTCGGCCAGATAATTCGTCGTCGTTCCCGTTGTACCAGTCTTCCTTGCGGAAATTCTTTCTATGTTCCACGCACTCAACGATGCTGTAACCACCGAGCCATTCCAAGGAGTGTGCCATGCTTCAGAAACTCAGCCTCCGGCATATATGGTGGTTTACAATACAACCGTCGGATAAAATCAAGAACGGGTTAAGAATCATCGTTATGCCAGTAGAACAAGCCCCAAAGTTTTAGTAGAAGTTTACTGTGTTAACTAAACCAACAGACTGAGATTATTGTAAGTGAGATTATGACAGTAAGCTTAGATCTATAGTAAAATGCTAGTTTTACCCGTTATTTTGATACTTCGTTTCTTTTATAACTTCAAAAGGCAGTGTTGCTTCAGTGGCGATCAAAATGATAGACCTATATTTGAGTTGTtaaaaatcatgttttatttagttctttgaaactgtttttgttgtatgagtGTAAGCCAGTTTCTAAAGAAAAGATGACCCTTAACATCAGGCTTTTACCGTGATAATAGAAAAGAGACGTGACATTTGCAGCattcaaagatcacaaaatagaagggaaacgacggataattttttttccttttcttttgcataacaaatgaataaaatcatcagcaataaagaagacgtttttcttttcttaataaaTTTCCTAGTTCTTTATAGGGCTTACTCCCTTGAGTGGTGTTTTTAAGCAAAGTGAAAGAATGTGTTTGCATTCGAAAGTAGTTCAATTCCTGGAATAATAGTTGGGGAACTAACAAATCCGCtgcaaagttagaaaaaaatatctttagcAGATTCCTTgccaccttcacaactggaaaattttaaggtggcccTGATTCCGCTTCAGAGAATTTTTTATACCTCTGCAGAGAGATTTATCCTAGCCTGCTAACCACTttacagcaataaaaaatgggggtcaccaagttcgtttctGAGACATAAGCTATTGAAGACAAAATACAGGGCAATTATTTAGAAGGCTTTTTCGTTGCTATGATAAACTTTTACGTCACATTAAAGAGAGCACCTTGTTAAAGTAAAGGCATGATTgatgtttcatttggtaccataacatttgatGTTATGTGAAACAATtggggtagattcaatccttccaaatagtacagttggtTGAAAGTGTTGGTTTGAGCCTCAAGGAAACGAAAGGCTACAGGCAGACTATACCATGGCCTTTAATTTAGACCATTTCCGTCGCAAGGGTCAAACTGATGGTATTTGGATATCCGGGTCATGTAACGCAAACCGAATGTTTAACATACGTTTTAAACTGAAACCCTAATTTAATTCAAGGCTCTGTTGCATTTTGCGATCTTTCATGCAACTTCTCTTGAAACACCAtagcgaaacaagttgcaagtTGCACACTTTACCATTGCCAAAAACAAGGTGAGGCAAATTGCAGAACCCTTCGGGGAAAGTAGAATCCATTGCTACTTTGCGCATTGGTTTACCCAAATTAGCAACGAAGGTTTCAAGCAATGCGTGCTGTGAAATCTGCCCTGCAACTTCTGTCTCAACGGATTGCGTCATCAGCCAGTGAAATGTTCTTTTAACCTCATGAGATCATCGAAAGCGAGACAAATTGCAAGAAACTTTGCCCAGTGTAACAACCGTCAAGCGAATAGCCTTGCAGTGTGAGAACTCTTGTCGAAACAAAATTGAGAGACAAGTTGCTCGAAAAATTGCAAGTGTAACAGTGCCTTTATGGGTCAAGTAAGTAAGGAAACCATCTAAAGTTAACGGTGGATAAGACAATTCACTGTCCATTTGCTCATCATATAACTTTATTAGAAATCATAAATATGCTCCGTTTTACAAAATGTATAAAAATGTGTCTTCCAAACGCACATACAAAATTAGTTTGTAAAGGTAGAGATCTGTAGattaatgtttattttttgaGAAATGTTACTAAAAAGGTTCGAAAACGAAAACATTCGGAAAAGCCATATTAAAACACCAGGCATTAAGCACCCTGAAAAGAAAACAGTGTTAAAGTCGGTGATTAGGTGTAATAACTGTGTATAATTATCTACAGTTTGTTTGTAGGTATGGGCACCGATTTTAAAAGGGTTTCCTTTCAAGGGTGTTTTCTTTTCGATAGCCTCGGTGTGGATAGTATCCAAACAAGACGACATAGCTCTGGTTTAAAAAGGTTTGCATGTGTTTCTCAATTGCTACTCCGTCCATGAAAACAGTGCTTTCTTTTCGTCGTGGtgtaaacataaaaacaaacaatattaagtTGAGCCACAGACAGTCTGGAAAAGTTAAGTAGTCAAAATGAAATATACTACAACAATAAAGGATTTGTTTGGGATGCCAATATGAccgtcattttattttttgctttgctttttttttgtttgcgggTGGGGGTGGAGAGAGAGATAACCCCTTCAAAAGTACTTGTTGTAGATTGCAAAGGTACGTTTTTTCTACAACTAAGCTTTTAAGTGGCTCCGGAATTAGAACATTTACAAACGTGTACCCCTACTTCACATTTCAAGCATTAATGTGCACATTAGTCTGACATAGTATTGAGTGAATACTTTTTATGAAGACAGCAAATTCCAAGAAaaagatcattaattttttacttCTCATGCTTCGAACAAAACGTATTTAATGTCGTGATACTTGCATACCTCTGCCAAACGAGCTCGTCGCAATCGTACTTTTCGTTTGAAGCTTATTACACATATGACGAGGCCCTGTGCACTAGTCAATATCTGAGTAAAAAAGAGAagacaaataattaatttaGTGAGTGAAAAAGCCAGTTAATCAGCCAGTCAAACCAGACACTCATTTACCCAGTCACAGGAATTCAGCAAGCCAGTCAGCCATTAAGTCAATTACACAAAAAGGAAGTTTCCCCCTTTAGTGTCAGTCAGTCATTTAGCCAGTTAGGCTGTCAGCCAGCCATTCTGTTAATCAATCGAGTAAACTTCGCTTTACGTATCTCCTCAAAAAAAAACCGTTCACTTGAGtcctactatgatcaaaaactcacttcctttttttctgattttgaaagtgtgttttcttaacacctgactggcaaagtttTCAAGCTcagtgagctttgatttttatccaaaggctgtttactttgagtgtaaggtctggatttcactgtccgccgttactcacgttcaaaacagACCGATTGGACCAAAGAGAGTTGGATCTTGAGAATgagacgtcatttactcacaagcttaaaatttcatcgcgtaaatgcagcttattatatatgcaaaacacgagtttaaaagtctaaaaccacgaaactcccgtgctgcgtacacacgcattgcattgcTAAACTAATGACTCTTTCACgttattttctccttgatccagctctctcaagattctAGAGTTAGTAATCACGgacattaaatgggaaaattccatttaaaataaacaggtgtattTTTGAAGGAAGCCTTAAAACtggggtcacttagtgttaGTTATCATAGTTTTGagatgcaaagaaaaaaaatgatttgttttgGTCATAGTAATACTTTAAACGTTCCAATTAAATTACCAGTGCAATTTGTGAGATCCGCCATTAGCCTGTATCCCGATTGACAGCTGCATTTAAAACTGCCTGCAGTGTGGTGGCAAATGTGATCACACATGTGGCATCCCAAAATGCTCTCATCAAC encodes the following:
- the LOC137973564 gene encoding uncharacterized protein: MVRVTCVIVLFLATFPLLAISAESENISPLEELIMENDEQAYDDELSFERLTEELKDESMEDDENLLEGKKDAAEMESNDNDEAFSEDPENDIVPDGEEDEDSEDMDEEDTYENEESSEDQEDYVAESIETNEDSVNQENNTLLTDKQGGNTTLASAALGICGSGLYDPINQRCCAGRIPYSHSLYVCCYGRIVLKTFAPTQCLQKFRCGSSFYSPRFQKCCFGQVVPIHYRCRRRRCNRVPYVLHTQKCCHGRVIPRGMPCTPFPIHFRCGGLPYNSRVHKCCYGQILRIKDRCTKKPCGLSFYVPRTQRCCHNRVSPRKVPCPRIPQFQCGGLFFDPRKRRCCFGQIIRRRARCTSLRCGNSFYVPRTQRCCNNRAIPRSVPCFRNSASVICGGLPPTQCLQKFRCGSSFYSPRFQKCCFGQVVPIRYRCRRRRCNRVPYVLHTQKCCHGRVIPRGMPCTPFPIHFRCGGLPYNSRVHKCCYGQILRIKDRCTKKRCGLSFYVPRTQRCCHNRVSPRKVPCPRIPQFQCGGLFFDPRKRRCCFGQIIRRRSRCTSLPCGNSFYVPRTQRCCNHRAIPRSVPCFRNSASGIYGGLQYNRRIKSRTG